One Nicotiana sylvestris chromosome 12, ASM39365v2, whole genome shotgun sequence genomic window carries:
- the LOC104229411 gene encoding glyceraldehyde-3-phosphate dehydrogenase, cytosolic, whose protein sequence is MASDKKIKIGINGFGRIGRLVARVALQRDDVELVAVNDPFISTDYMTYMFKYDSVHGQWKHHELKVKDEKTLLFGEKSVRVFGIRNPEEIPWAEAGADFVVESTGVFTDKDKAAAHLKGGAKKVVISAPSKDAPMFVVGVNEKEYKPEYDIVSNASCTTNCLAPLAKVINDRFGIVEGLMTTVHSLTATQKTVDGPSMKDWRGGRAASFNIIPSSTGAAKAVGKVLPALNGKLTGMAFRVPTVDVSVVDLTVRLEKEASYDDIKAAIKEESEGKLKGILGFTEDDVVSTDFVGDSRSSIFDAKAGIALSKNFVKLVSWYDNEWGYSSRVIDLICHMASVA, encoded by the exons ATGGCATCTGACAAGAAGATCAAGATCGGAATCAATG GATTTGGAAGGATTGGTCGTTTGGTGGCAAGAGTTGCTCTGCAGAGAGATGATGTTGAACTAGTTGCAGTGAACGACCCATTTATCTCTACTGATTACATG ACATACATGTTTAAGTATGATTCGGTTCATGGACAATGGAAACACCATGAGCTTAAAGTAAAGGATGAAAAGACCCTTCTTTTTGGTGAGAAGTCCGTCAGAGTCTTTGGAATTAG GAACCCTGAGGAAATTCCATGGGCTGAAGCTGGTGCTGATTTCGTTGTGGAATCCACTGGTGTCTTCACTGACAAGGACAAGGCTGCTGCTCACTTGAAG GGTGGTGCCAAGAAGGTTGTGATCTCTGCTCCTAGCAAGGATGCCCCCATGTTTGTTGTGGGTGTCAACGAGAAGGAATACAAGCCCGAATATGACATTGTCTCCAATGCTAGTTGCACTACCAACTGCCTTGCACCTTTGGCTAAGGTCATCAATGATAGGTTTGGCATTGTGGAGGGTCTCATGACTACTGTGCACTCCCTTACTG CCACCCAGAAGACTGTTGATGGTCCATCCATGAAGGACTGGAGAGGTGGAAGAGCTGCTTCATTCAACATCATTCCTAGCAGCACTGGTGCTGCCAAG GCTGTTGGAAAAGTGCTCCCAGCTCTTAATGGAAAATTGACTGGAATGGCCTTCAGAGTTCCAACTGTTGATGTTTCTGTTGTGGACCTTACCGTAAGACTAGAGAAAGAAGCCTCTTATGATGACATCAAAGCTGCAATCAA GGAGGAATCGGAGGGTAAGTTGAAGGGCATCTTGGGATTCACAGAAGATGATGTGGTTTCCACAGACTTTGTTGGTGACAGCAG GTCAAGCATTTTCGATGCCAAGGCTGGAATTGCCTTGAGCAAGAACTTTGTGAAACTTGTGTCGTGGTATGACAAT